From the Lepus europaeus isolate LE1 chromosome 12, mLepTim1.pri, whole genome shotgun sequence genome, one window contains:
- the B3GALT9 gene encoding beta-1,3-galactosyltransferase 9 encodes MQVTFCRLRTHQWCFILFNVILFHALLFGADFVEEYFLHSLPHVDMKVLEVKDKARKLNMEPLKSNLSTYYILNQPEVCKGKNIFLLSLIFSSPGNGTRRDLIRKTWGSMTSIQGHLIITLFALGMPVSVTTQKEIDKESQKNNDIIEGIFLDSSENQTLKIIAMTQWAVTFCPNALFILKVDEEMFLNLPSLVGYLFNLKEHLEDIYVGSVIHQGTPNRDPHRQEFVSLSEYPEKYYPDYCSGETFIVSQEVARMMYVVFKEVPVMVPADVFVGICMKSIGLIPIHSSRFSGILVCQSHQQSSLCG; translated from the coding sequence GTGACATTCTGTAGACTTCGGACTCACCAATGgtgcttcattctttttaatgtcatCCTGTTCCATGCCTTGCTTTTTGGGGCTGACTTTGTGGAAGAATACTTTCTGCATTCTTTGCCTCATGTAGATATGAAGGTTCTCGAAGTCAAGGATAAAGCAAGAAAATTGAACATGGAGCCCCTGAAAAGTAATCTCTCCACATACTACATTCTAAACCAGCCAGAAGTATGTAAAGGGAAGAACATTTTTTTGCTCTCTCTTATTTTTAGTAGCCCAGGAAATGGAACAAGACGGGACCTCATCAGGAAAACCTGGGGTAGCATGACCAGTATCCAAGGGCACCTCATTATCACACTGTTTGCTTTGGGTATGCCTGTTTCGGTAACAACCCAGAAAGAGATAGATAAAGAGTCCCAGAAGAATAATGATATTATTGAAGGGATCTTCTTGGACAGTTCTGAAAACCAAACCCTGAAGATCATCGCAATGACACAGTGGGCTGTGACTTTCTGCCCTAATGCCCTGTTCATTCTTAAGGTTGATGAAGAGATGTTTCTTAACCTGCCAAGCCTGGTGGGCTATCTTTTCAACCTAAAAGAACACCTTGAAGATATCTACGTAGGCAGTGTTATCCATCAGGGCACACCCAACAGAGACCCTCATCGTCAAGAATTTGTCTCTCTTAGTGAGTATCCGGAAAAATACTACCCAGATTACTGCAGTGGTGAGACCTTTATAGTGTCCCAAGAAGTGGCTCGGATGATGTATGTGGTTTTCAAAGAAGTCCCTGTAATGGTGCCTGCTGATGTATTTGTAGGAATTTGTATGAAATCCATTGGCCTTATTCCCATCCACAGTTCAAGATTCTCTgggattttg